Proteins from one Paenibacillus amylolyticus genomic window:
- a CDS encoding winged-helix domain-containing protein, whose translation MQKQTDQVKIKVPGRRLPLRVKPALSDAAPLVDNCPVTRRVILISPMPGQVHELVKALTDSCFDVLVFHRWEPDLHERLVFDLLIYDLSVAGTIDAFAGISSRLNREAEHTTPCLYLVGEKMIGSASGPMLQEELLVWPARPQEALYRVQRMIGNSPALPKRGFLPEEGQRVGFKDLWLDRERMSVQRDNNRIHLTKTEYDLLLKLIDAKGAVISREEMLSDIWETDFTGGSNVVDVHIKSLRKKLGDNASSPQYIVTVRGVGYRLAD comes from the coding sequence ATGCAGAAACAAACGGATCAAGTAAAAATAAAAGTTCCTGGCCGCCGTTTACCGCTTAGGGTTAAACCAGCCCTGTCCGATGCAGCACCGCTTGTGGACAATTGTCCGGTTACACGGCGTGTGATTCTGATCAGCCCGATGCCGGGCCAGGTTCATGAACTGGTAAAGGCCTTAACGGATAGCTGCTTCGACGTACTGGTCTTTCATCGTTGGGAACCGGATCTGCATGAGCGTCTTGTCTTCGATCTGCTGATCTATGACCTGTCTGTTGCCGGAACGATTGATGCATTTGCCGGCATTAGCAGCCGCTTGAATCGTGAGGCTGAACATACAACCCCTTGTCTGTATCTGGTTGGTGAGAAGATGATCGGCAGCGCGAGTGGACCGATGCTTCAGGAGGAATTGCTGGTGTGGCCTGCACGTCCGCAGGAAGCTCTTTACCGGGTGCAGCGTATGATTGGCAACAGTCCGGCTCTACCCAAACGTGGATTTTTGCCTGAGGAAGGACAGCGTGTCGGATTCAAGGATCTGTGGCTCGATCGTGAACGGATGAGTGTGCAGCGCGATAATAACCGGATTCATCTAACGAAGACCGAATATGATCTGTTACTCAAGCTGATTGATGCCAAAGGCGCAGTCATTTCCCGTGAGGAGATGCTCAGCGATATCTGGGAGACGGACTTTACGGGTGGAAGTAATGTGGTCGATGTTCATATCAAAAGCTTGCGCAAAAAACTGGGCGATAACGCGTCTTCGCCGCAATACATCGTAACAGTAAGAGGAGTGGGCTACCGCCTGGCGGATTAG